One segment of Haloplanus natans DSM 17983 DNA contains the following:
- a CDS encoding CopD family protein, whose translation MATVDTAINAVHLLVGGLWAGSVLFVSRGLLPAARAGTLDAEPLQGLIGRFRTGSRVASLALFLTGGHLAGTRYTAESLLGSTRGYLVVAMVVLWLVMTGLIEVGSGRLVDGLDERKVREPAQSATPFLTGAAVAGIGLLVIGGVLL comes from the coding sequence ATGGCGACTGTCGATACGGCGATCAACGCGGTACACCTGCTGGTTGGCGGGCTGTGGGCCGGAAGCGTGCTCTTCGTCTCGCGGGGACTGTTGCCCGCCGCGCGAGCGGGGACCCTCGACGCCGAACCGCTACAGGGGCTGATCGGTCGGTTCCGAACGGGGTCGCGCGTCGCCTCCCTCGCGCTCTTTCTCACCGGCGGCCATCTCGCGGGCACGCGCTACACCGCCGAGAGCCTCCTCGGATCGACGCGTGGCTACCTCGTCGTCGCGATGGTGGTGCTGTGGCTCGTCATGACCGGGCTGATCGAGGTGGGATCGGGCCGCCTCGTCGACGGCCTCGACGAACGGAAGGTCCGGGAACCCGCCCAGTCGGCGACGCCGTTTCTCACCGGGGCCGCGGTGGCCGGTATTGGCCTCCTCGTCATCGGTGGCGTCCTGCTGTAG
- a CDS encoding Rieske (2Fe-2S) protein: MTSFERVASAAEVREASPQVVRVGGRTVVLFYHEGSFHAVDDRCPHMGFPLSDGSVEDGILTCPWHHARFELSGGDTFDPFADDVSTFPVEMRDGDVYVDTDPERDADPAAHWQERLEHGLRESLSLVIDKAVIGLDDAGVDPAVSLRIGAAFGTEYREGGWGSGLTTLAAMATLLPDLRPADRRRALAVGLGAVADDCAGEPPFFVQEPLSTEHVSADRLTEWFRDTVEVRDADGAERVIRAAIHAGLDESALAATFVAAATDHRYLDSGHRLDFVNKAFELLDRIGWEHADAVLPSLVPGLADAERAEERSSWRQPVDVVALVEGASDDLSALVARGEGETWTEPDGFVDRLLGDDPHDIVDALTDAVAAGATTAQLAGAVADAAARRVAQFGTANEFRDWNTVHHTYTYANAVCGLAGRTDAVELYRAVLDGAVSVYLDRFLNTPPIPLPDPDGGRDPNEMLTALLETFEVEADETVGKAGRHAAEYLASGGDPTRLKRALGEVLLREDAGFHPRQNVEAAFSRYDAAEDGRVHLIATARYLAAHTPTRREGEQTFRIAERLNRGEAIHEA; the protein is encoded by the coding sequence ATGACCAGTTTCGAGCGAGTGGCGTCGGCCGCGGAGGTGCGTGAGGCGAGCCCGCAGGTCGTCCGCGTCGGCGGCCGGACGGTCGTCCTGTTCTACCACGAGGGGTCGTTTCACGCCGTCGACGACCGATGCCCGCATATGGGGTTTCCCCTCTCAGACGGCTCCGTCGAGGACGGTATCCTGACCTGCCCGTGGCACCACGCCCGGTTCGAACTCTCCGGCGGCGACACGTTCGACCCCTTCGCCGACGACGTGTCCACCTTCCCCGTCGAGATGCGGGACGGCGACGTGTACGTCGATACCGACCCCGAACGCGACGCCGATCCGGCAGCCCACTGGCAGGAGCGCCTCGAACACGGCCTCCGGGAGTCGCTGTCGCTCGTCATCGACAAGGCGGTGATCGGCCTGGACGACGCGGGCGTCGACCCCGCGGTGTCGCTCCGGATCGGCGCGGCGTTCGGCACGGAGTACAGGGAAGGGGGATGGGGCTCCGGGCTGACGACCCTCGCCGCGATGGCGACCCTGTTGCCCGACCTCCGGCCCGCGGACCGCCGCCGGGCGCTGGCCGTCGGCCTGGGCGCCGTCGCCGACGACTGCGCGGGCGAACCGCCCTTCTTCGTACAGGAGCCGCTCTCGACCGAACACGTCTCGGCCGACCGTCTCACCGAGTGGTTCCGCGATACCGTCGAGGTTCGGGACGCCGACGGGGCCGAGCGGGTGATCCGCGCGGCCATCCACGCCGGCCTCGACGAGTCCGCCCTCGCGGCCACGTTCGTCGCCGCCGCCACCGATCACCGCTATCTCGACTCGGGTCACCGCCTCGACTTCGTGAACAAGGCGTTCGAACTCCTGGACCGGATCGGCTGGGAACACGCCGACGCGGTCCTGCCGAGCCTCGTCCCCGGCCTCGCCGACGCCGAGCGAGCGGAGGAGCGCTCGTCGTGGCGCCAGCCGGTCGACGTGGTCGCGCTGGTCGAGGGCGCGAGCGACGATCTGTCGGCCCTCGTCGCCCGCGGTGAAGGGGAGACGTGGACCGAACCGGACGGCTTCGTCGATCGGCTCCTCGGCGACGATCCACACGATATCGTCGACGCCCTGACCGACGCCGTCGCGGCCGGGGCGACGACTGCGCAACTCGCAGGCGCCGTCGCCGACGCCGCTGCCCGGCGGGTCGCACAGTTCGGCACCGCCAACGAGTTCCGTGACTGGAACACCGTCCATCACACCTACACCTACGCCAACGCGGTCTGCGGGCTGGCGGGTCGCACCGACGCCGTCGAACTCTACCGCGCGGTACTCGACGGCGCCGTGAGCGTCTACCTCGATCGCTTCCTCAACACGCCGCCGATCCCGCTCCCCGACCCGGACGGGGGTCGTGACCCCAACGAGATGCTGACGGCCCTCCTGGAGACGTTCGAAGTCGAGGCCGACGAGACGGTCGGGAAGGCGGGGCGCCACGCCGCCGAGTATCTGGCGAGCGGCGGTGACCCCACCCGTCTGAAGCGTGCACTCGGCGAGGTCTTACTCCGCGAGGACGCGGGGTTTCATCCCCGGCAGAACGTCGAGGCGGCGTTCAGCCGGTACGACGCGGCCGAGGACGGCCGCGTCCACCTGATCGCCACGGCACGCTACCTCGCGGCACACACCCCGACCCGCCGCGAGGGCGAACAGACGTTCCGGATCGCCGAGCGACTGAATCGAGGGGAGGCGATCCACGAGGCGTGA
- a CDS encoding OsmC family protein — MTANDLREAQKPLKETYEADPEAAQLTLTATGDGAADATTCSVEVGEAMYEAELHEGAGGSGTAACSGDLLLGALAACSQLTAQAVIENFGVDADVSVTVEGDLDLRGTMGVADVPVGFQEIRLDVTLAGDLDPETAASIRDATERFCVVYRTLVESPAVATEWTFEENAEGEI, encoded by the coding sequence ATGACAGCCAACGATCTCCGCGAGGCGCAGAAACCGCTGAAAGAGACCTACGAAGCCGATCCAGAGGCGGCGCAACTGACGCTCACCGCTACGGGCGACGGGGCGGCGGACGCGACGACCTGTAGCGTCGAAGTCGGCGAGGCGATGTACGAGGCGGAGCTCCACGAGGGGGCGGGTGGGTCGGGGACCGCCGCCTGTTCGGGTGACCTCCTGCTCGGGGCGCTCGCGGCCTGCTCACAACTGACCGCCCAGGCCGTGATCGAGAACTTCGGCGTCGACGCCGACGTGTCGGTGACCGTTGAGGGTGATCTCGACCTCCGTGGGACGATGGGCGTCGCGGACGTACCCGTCGGCTTTCAGGAGATTCGACTCGACGTGACACTCGCCGGTGACCTCGATCCCGAAACCGCGGCGTCGATCCGGGACGCGACCGAGCGGTTCTGCGTGGTGTATCGGACGCTGGTGGAGTCGCCAGCGGTCGCTACCGAGTGGACCTTCGAGGAGAACGCCGAGGGTGAGATTTGA
- a CDS encoding LLM class flavin-dependent oxidoreductase, which yields MTRGIVLPRRGVDGARSVAVRCEDLGYDACWIGELWGRDAFVTLTAVADAVSRVDLGTAIVNVFSRSPATLASAAATLTEVAPAGVRLGIGPSTPKAIEDLHGRAYDRPVRRLHETAELIAAFTAGEGRVEYDGETVSVADFPALDADVPVYTAALGPAARRATGRVADGWLPHNVPFPELSDAFETVARTARESGRDPDAITVAPYVPAAVADDPDEARAAIRGHLAYYVGSGEGYRRAVATAFPDAAERIAAAWQDGERNAARAAVTEGMVDALGVAGTPETAREQFEAVASLDAVDHPIVVVPDGADADLTDRTIAALAPTEA from the coding sequence ATGACACGCGGTATCGTGTTACCACGGCGCGGCGTCGACGGCGCCCGGTCCGTCGCCGTCAGGTGCGAAGACCTCGGCTACGACGCCTGCTGGATCGGCGAACTCTGGGGGCGGGACGCGTTCGTGACACTGACCGCCGTCGCGGACGCGGTTTCGCGGGTCGACCTCGGGACGGCCATCGTCAACGTCTTCTCCCGTTCGCCGGCGACGCTCGCGTCCGCGGCGGCGACGCTGACCGAAGTCGCCCCCGCGGGCGTTCGCCTCGGCATCGGCCCGAGTACGCCCAAAGCCATCGAGGACCTGCACGGACGCGCCTACGACCGCCCGGTGCGCCGCCTCCACGAGACGGCGGAACTGATCGCCGCCTTCACCGCGGGCGAAGGGCGGGTCGAGTACGACGGCGAGACCGTCTCAGTCGCCGACTTCCCCGCCCTCGACGCCGATGTGCCCGTCTACACGGCGGCGCTCGGCCCCGCGGCGCGGCGCGCGACCGGCCGGGTCGCAGACGGGTGGCTTCCCCACAACGTCCCCTTTCCCGAACTATCGGACGCCTTCGAGACGGTGGCGCGGACGGCCCGCGAGTCCGGACGTGACCCGGATGCCATCACGGTCGCGCCGTACGTCCCCGCGGCCGTCGCCGACGACCCCGACGAGGCACGGGCGGCGATCCGCGGGCACCTCGCCTACTACGTCGGCAGCGGCGAGGGGTATCGCCGCGCCGTCGCGACGGCGTTTCCCGACGCGGCGGAGCGGATCGCTGCGGCGTGGCAGGACGGGGAGCGGAACGCTGCCCGGGCGGCCGTCACCGAGGGGATGGTCGACGCCCTCGGGGTCGCGGGGACGCCCGAGACGGCGCGTGAACAGTTCGAGGCCGTAGCGTCACTCGACGCCGTGGATCACCCGATCGTCGTCGTGCCCGACGGCGCGGACGCCGACCTCACCGACCGGACGATAGCGGCGTTGGCGCCGACGGAGGCGTGA
- a CDS encoding NOB1 family endonuclease codes for MHVLDASAFIHEYHTSEEMASVPAVEEELEDESAYRFDAMEGAGMHIHIPAANTVETIERAAVETGDGEELSDTDVRLIAAAFELDGTLVTDDYAMQNVAEHLGVVVEAIARDGITEQRDWRFQCQGCGREFDEHRDRCPICGSDLSRKNPA; via the coding sequence ATGCACGTTCTCGACGCTTCTGCGTTCATCCACGAGTACCACACCTCCGAGGAGATGGCCTCCGTGCCGGCGGTCGAGGAGGAACTCGAAGACGAGAGCGCCTACCGCTTCGACGCGATGGAAGGGGCCGGAATGCATATTCACATCCCCGCCGCCAACACGGTCGAGACGATCGAGCGTGCGGCTGTCGAGACCGGCGACGGCGAGGAACTCTCCGACACCGACGTGCGCCTGATCGCCGCCGCGTTCGAACTCGACGGCACGCTCGTCACCGACGACTACGCGATGCAAAACGTCGCGGAACACCTGGGCGTCGTCGTCGAGGCCATCGCCCGCGACGGCATCACCGAACAGCGCGACTGGCGCTTCCAGTGTCAGGGCTGTGGCCGCGAGTTCGACGAGCACCGCGACCGTTGTCCCATCTGTGGGAGTGACCTCTCGCGGAAGAATCCCGCGTGA
- a CDS encoding SipW-dependent-type signal peptide-containing protein, whose product MINEVRSPRSGGTMAGGNGITLTRRQALSALAATGAVAGGVGAGTDALFSDAESFDGNRIAAGELDLNVAWHKRVEAATTRVATSDGWPTPRSDATAPLCDLTDLKPGDSGQLTLALRVDGLSGYLSLVGRERTDAERGQSAAEADSPGATDEGELDELTTTAVSYLDPDDPGRPAATGTTADAYTGSLSSLVGLGGLGSGIPLDGDEAASVYDCLVDGAPLGTYRGGRTHYLRIEWVVPTWIGTAVASDAYAFDLGLYGVQGGGG is encoded by the coding sequence GTGATTAACGAAGTACGATCCCCTCGATCGGGCGGCACGATGGCCGGCGGCAACGGGATCACGCTGACGAGACGGCAGGCGCTGAGCGCCCTCGCCGCGACGGGCGCCGTCGCCGGTGGCGTCGGTGCCGGGACCGACGCTCTCTTCAGCGATGCCGAGTCGTTCGACGGGAACCGGATCGCCGCCGGCGAACTCGACCTGAACGTCGCGTGGCACAAGCGCGTCGAGGCGGCGACGACGCGCGTGGCGACGAGCGACGGCTGGCCGACACCGCGAAGCGACGCGACGGCGCCGCTCTGTGATCTTACGGATCTGAAACCCGGCGACTCGGGCCAACTCACGCTCGCGCTCCGCGTCGACGGCCTGTCCGGCTACCTCTCGCTCGTGGGGCGCGAGCGAACCGACGCCGAACGCGGGCAGTCGGCAGCCGAGGCCGACTCGCCCGGAGCGACCGACGAAGGAGAACTCGACGAACTGACCACGACGGCGGTGTCGTATCTCGACCCCGACGATCCGGGGCGGCCGGCGGCGACGGGGACGACGGCCGACGCCTACACCGGGTCGCTCTCGTCGCTCGTCGGTCTCGGCGGCCTCGGCTCCGGTATCCCCCTCGACGGCGACGAGGCGGCGAGCGTCTACGACTGCCTGGTCGACGGCGCGCCTCTCGGGACGTACCGCGGCGGGCGCACCCACTATCTCCGGATCGAGTGGGTGGTGCCGACGTGGATCGGCACCGCCGTCGCGAGCGACGCTTACGCCTTCGACCTCGGCCTCTACGGCGTGCAGGGAGGCGGTGGCTGA
- a CDS encoding PRC-barrel domain-containing protein, with protein sequence MTDVLAENLSGKSVMGSDGTELGMLYNITMNLKTGALNDLLVSPNEEFPAGDSRFEQDDQGRLHVPVSHVQAVKDYIVIDR encoded by the coding sequence ATGACCGACGTGCTCGCCGAGAACCTCTCCGGAAAGTCCGTCATGGGCTCTGACGGGACGGAACTCGGTATGCTGTACAACATCACGATGAACCTGAAGACGGGGGCGCTGAACGACCTCCTCGTCTCCCCGAACGAGGAGTTCCCGGCGGGCGACTCCAGGTTCGAACAGGACGATCAGGGCCGCCTCCACGTCCCCGTCTCCCACGTGCAGGCCGTGAAAGATTACATCGTTATCGATCGGTAG
- a CDS encoding phosphatase PAP2 family protein: protein MTDDPHRRLQAAFLRRQRAARHQLLDSAYRVDESDGDDGPVTNYGKALTHRDDGVPTASAYASLVDALDAGTVDAYNAVELDTDPEGRRLAEPPGSHAFEGMGADPWAVDMAPPPAFASSEMGAELIELYCRALCRDVPFGAYGEDGAVVDAVTDLNGLAGYAGPAGTADPRGGSLDTTRVFRGIVPGAATGPHVSQLLWKDVPRGAIPQSQRVRVLASEAAAGTGDADVVGTGPDYLTDWNAWLRVQRGIPVGRTNPPPTLVDAGGDPDEAVTRHIVTGRDLANKVRRQVPYLASRDAAEILLGMGVPFDRRIPYQQGGEASATAGTSGIRTAVPVVNFGAHDVLESVVSVFDPAQTAAWYRKWLVHRRLRPEEYAGRLEAERRGAGGPFDLPDNLHESATPSRVADAHGTVLLPQAYTEGSPTHPSYPAGHSVVAGATVTVLKAMFDGRYPFPVEEMVVPVADGTATGELAGGGTTTVQSTRLAPVTEVSTALGATADSITEARSETITVTDELNKLATNVALGRNWAGIHYRSDGIEGLLLGEQVAVRYLQDHLRSTDLPFDGYRLEPFFDAYPGTAEGAGPNRGRDGILLTPDRITTPEGESSAIDVDDPSR from the coding sequence ATGACCGACGACCCCCACCGCCGCCTGCAGGCGGCCTTTCTCCGCCGGCAGCGGGCGGCGCGTCACCAACTCCTCGACTCGGCGTACCGGGTCGACGAGTCGGACGGCGACGACGGCCCGGTGACCAACTACGGGAAGGCGCTGACCCACCGCGACGACGGCGTCCCGACCGCCTCGGCGTACGCGAGCCTCGTCGACGCCCTCGACGCGGGGACGGTAGACGCGTACAACGCCGTCGAACTCGACACTGATCCGGAAGGTCGACGGCTCGCCGAACCCCCCGGCTCCCACGCCTTCGAGGGGATGGGCGCCGATCCGTGGGCGGTCGACATGGCGCCCCCACCCGCCTTCGCCTCGTCGGAGATGGGGGCGGAACTGATCGAACTCTACTGTCGCGCGCTCTGTCGCGACGTGCCCTTCGGCGCGTACGGCGAGGACGGCGCCGTCGTCGACGCGGTCACCGACCTGAACGGTCTGGCGGGCTACGCCGGTCCCGCGGGGACGGCCGATCCCCGCGGCGGGTCGCTCGACACCACGCGTGTCTTCCGGGGTATCGTTCCCGGGGCTGCGACCGGCCCGCACGTCTCGCAGTTGCTCTGGAAGGACGTTCCACGGGGGGCGATTCCACAGAGCCAGCGGGTTCGCGTCCTCGCGAGCGAGGCGGCCGCCGGCACCGGCGACGCAGACGTGGTCGGCACCGGCCCCGACTACCTCACCGACTGGAACGCGTGGCTCCGCGTCCAGCGCGGCATCCCGGTCGGGCGGACGAACCCGCCGCCGACGCTGGTCGACGCGGGCGGCGACCCCGACGAGGCGGTCACGCGACACATCGTCACCGGCCGCGACCTGGCGAACAAGGTTCGCCGACAGGTGCCCTACCTCGCCAGCCGGGACGCCGCCGAAATCCTGCTGGGGATGGGCGTCCCCTTCGACCGGCGGATTCCCTACCAGCAGGGCGGGGAGGCGAGTGCGACGGCCGGCACGTCGGGCATCCGAACCGCCGTCCCGGTCGTCAACTTCGGCGCCCACGACGTGCTCGAATCGGTTGTGAGCGTCTTCGATCCCGCCCAGACCGCTGCCTGGTATCGGAAGTGGCTCGTCCACCGCCGCCTCCGGCCCGAGGAGTACGCGGGGCGACTCGAAGCCGAGCGCCGGGGCGCCGGCGGGCCGTTCGACTTGCCCGACAATCTGCACGAGTCGGCTACACCCTCGCGGGTCGCCGACGCCCACGGCACCGTCCTCCTCCCGCAGGCGTACACCGAGGGGAGTCCCACCCATCCCTCCTACCCCGCCGGCCACAGCGTCGTCGCGGGCGCGACGGTGACGGTGCTGAAAGCGATGTTCGACGGTCGATATCCGTTCCCGGTCGAGGAGATGGTCGTGCCCGTCGCCGACGGGACGGCCACCGGCGAACTGGCCGGCGGCGGAACGACGACGGTCCAGTCGACCCGCCTCGCGCCCGTGACCGAGGTGTCGACGGCGCTCGGCGCGACGGCCGACTCGATCACCGAAGCGCGTTCGGAGACGATAACCGTCACCGACGAACTCAACAAACTCGCGACGAACGTCGCCCTCGGGCGCAACTGGGCCGGCATCCACTACCGCTCCGACGGGATCGAGGGGTTACTGCTGGGCGAACAGGTGGCCGTCCGCTACCTGCAGGACCACCTCCGGTCGACGGATCTACCGTTCGACGGCTACCGTCTCGAACCCTTCTTCGACGCCTATCCGGGGACCGCCGAGGGCGCCGGCCCCAACCGCGGCCGGGACGGCATCCTGCTCACACCCGACCGGATCACGACGCCCGAGGGCGAGTCGAGTGCTATCGACGTGGACGATCCGTCACGGTAG
- a CDS encoding molybdopterin-dependent oxidoreductase: protein MNRQALTDCLARATVPLAGGAAAITGSYAVVGGSPAFVAAPIANATVTLAPAVLVTFAITVLGDLGSKLAYGGGLAAAAVGLGVVVAAVRVAVNRLGRPLAAPVAVAGGVGIAAAALSGSAASAVGAAVGAALVSTVVDLGGTGDGTADDSRRAALSGAVAVLFGFLALGGRRVLATDDSDDAPEEPVPDDVAALLAEAEEKSFDVEFLEPLVSDHFYTVDIANVDPRPSREDWSLRIHGAVGEETTYTLEDIESMEHEHRFNTLRCVGESLNGRKMDTALWTGVPLMDLLEPADLQGEYVMLRAADGFYEEFPVDALETGFLAVGMNGRALPREHGSPARALIPGHWGEINVKWLTEIEILDEPATGYWEERGWHGTGPVNTVAKLWAENHLEDGRIEVAGPAYAGTRGIERVEVSTDGGATWADAELSEPLPGDDVWRQWVYRYDPPDREHEVVVRATDGLGTLQPEDERRAYPNGPSGWVSKTISP from the coding sequence ATGAACCGACAGGCCCTTACCGACTGTCTCGCTCGGGCGACGGTCCCTCTTGCCGGCGGTGCCGCGGCCATCACCGGCTCCTACGCCGTCGTGGGTGGCTCGCCGGCCTTCGTCGCCGCCCCCATCGCCAACGCGACGGTCACGCTCGCACCCGCAGTCCTGGTCACGTTCGCCATCACCGTCCTCGGCGACCTGGGGAGCAAGCTGGCGTACGGGGGCGGACTGGCGGCCGCCGCCGTCGGCCTCGGCGTCGTCGTCGCGGCCGTCCGGGTCGCCGTCAATCGACTGGGGCGACCGCTCGCCGCGCCGGTCGCCGTCGCCGGCGGCGTCGGTATCGCCGCCGCCGCGCTCTCGGGGTCGGCGGCCTCCGCGGTCGGTGCAGCGGTCGGCGCGGCCCTGGTCTCGACCGTCGTCGACCTCGGAGGGACCGGCGACGGGACGGCCGACGACTCGCGGCGGGCGGCACTCTCCGGCGCCGTCGCCGTCCTCTTCGGCTTCCTCGCCCTCGGCGGCCGGCGGGTGCTCGCGACCGACGACAGCGACGACGCCCCCGAGGAACCGGTCCCCGACGACGTGGCGGCGCTGCTCGCCGAGGCCGAAGAGAAGTCCTTCGACGTGGAGTTCCTCGAACCGCTGGTGAGCGATCACTTCTACACGGTCGACATCGCCAACGTCGATCCTCGACCGTCCCGCGAGGACTGGTCGCTACGGATTCACGGCGCCGTCGGCGAGGAGACGACCTACACCCTCGAGGACATCGAGTCGATGGAACACGAGCACCGATTCAACACGCTCCGGTGTGTGGGCGAGTCGCTCAACGGGCGGAAGATGGACACTGCACTCTGGACGGGCGTCCCGCTGATGGACCTGCTCGAACCCGCCGATCTTCAAGGCGAGTACGTCATGCTCCGCGCCGCTGACGGCTTCTACGAGGAGTTCCCGGTGGACGCGCTCGAAACCGGGTTCCTGGCCGTCGGCATGAACGGGCGGGCGCTCCCCCGCGAACACGGCTCCCCGGCGCGGGCGCTCATCCCCGGCCACTGGGGTGAGATCAACGTCAAGTGGCTGACCGAAATCGAGATCCTGGACGAACCGGCGACGGGCTACTGGGAGGAACGCGGCTGGCACGGCACCGGCCCGGTCAACACGGTGGCGAAACTCTGGGCGGAGAACCACCTCGAGGACGGGCGGATCGAAGTCGCCGGCCCGGCCTACGCGGGCACCCGCGGGATCGAGCGCGTCGAGGTGTCGACCGACGGTGGGGCGACGTGGGCCGACGCGGAGCTCTCCGAGCCCCTGCCCGGCGACGACGTGTGGCGCCAGTGGGTGTATCGCTACGACCCCCCGGACCGCGAGCACGAGGTGGTCGTCCGGGCGACGGACGGCCTCGGCACGCTCCAGCCCGAAGACGAACGGCGGGCGTATCCGAACGGCCCGAGCGGCTGGGTATCGAAGACGATCAGTCCGTGA
- a CDS encoding zinc-dependent alcohol dehydrogenase family protein, whose product MRAATYHGPGDIRIEERPRPEIDSPTDAVVRVTHTAVCGSDLWFYRGESDREVGSPVGHEPMGIVEAVGDDVRSVEPGDRVLAPFRISCGSCEFCRKGLHTSCVNGDGWGGDNGGGQGEYVRATHADGTLVRVPERHADDEDTLRALLALTDVMGTGHHAAVSAGVEAGSTCVVVGDGAVGLCAVLAARRLGAERIVAVGHHTDRLAVAEAFGATETVAARGDEAIDRVRELTYGGANHVVECVGAASSMNGAVAMARPGGTVGYVGVPHGVDELDLYGMFGDNVTLRGGVAPVRAYAEDLMADVLGGTLDPSPIFTHTVDLDGVPEGYRLMDEREAIKVLVKP is encoded by the coding sequence ATGCGCGCCGCCACCTACCACGGCCCCGGCGACATCCGTATCGAGGAACGACCACGACCCGAAATCGACTCCCCGACCGACGCCGTCGTCCGCGTCACCCACACCGCGGTCTGTGGCTCGGACCTCTGGTTCTACCGCGGCGAGAGCGACCGCGAGGTGGGGAGCCCCGTCGGCCACGAACCGATGGGAATCGTCGAGGCGGTCGGCGACGACGTTCGGTCGGTCGAACCAGGTGACCGCGTCCTCGCCCCCTTCCGCATCAGCTGTGGGTCCTGCGAGTTCTGCCGGAAGGGCCTGCACACCTCCTGTGTGAACGGCGACGGCTGGGGCGGGGACAACGGCGGCGGACAGGGCGAGTACGTCCGCGCGACCCACGCCGACGGCACCCTCGTCCGGGTGCCGGAGCGTCACGCCGACGACGAGGACACCCTGCGCGCGCTCCTGGCGCTGACTGACGTGATGGGAACGGGCCACCACGCCGCCGTCAGCGCGGGCGTCGAGGCCGGATCGACCTGCGTCGTCGTCGGCGACGGCGCCGTCGGCCTGTGTGCCGTCCTCGCCGCGCGACGGCTGGGCGCGGAGCGAATCGTCGCCGTTGGCCACCACACGGACCGCCTCGCCGTCGCCGAGGCGTTCGGCGCGACCGAGACGGTCGCCGCTCGCGGCGACGAAGCGATCGATCGGGTACGGGAACTCACCTACGGCGGCGCGAACCACGTCGTCGAGTGCGTGGGCGCCGCGTCGTCGATGAACGGCGCCGTCGCGATGGCTCGTCCCGGCGGCACCGTGGGCTACGTCGGCGTCCCCCACGGCGTCGACGAACTCGACCTCTACGGGATGTTCGGCGACAACGTGACGCTCCGGGGCGGCGTCGCACCCGTCCGCGCGTACGCCGAAGACCTGATGGCCGACGTGCTCGGCGGGACGCTCGATCCGTCGCCGATATTCACCCACACCGTCGACCTGGACGGCGTCCCCGAGGGCTACCGCCTGATGGACGAGCGCGAGGCGATCAAAGTGCTGGTGAAACCCTGA